Proteins co-encoded in one Opitutus terrae PB90-1 genomic window:
- a CDS encoding heavy metal-responsive transcriptional regulator, producing the protein MTIGELAKAAGVNVQTVRYYERMELLPATHRWPGSGYRDFDDDALSRLRFIRSAKDLGFTLREIKELMEMQFSPGESCAEVKRLLEDKQQELDRRMLEMRRLHRALGKLITACRRRSTKTTCPALWAIAFKARG; encoded by the coding sequence ATGACGATCGGAGAACTCGCCAAGGCCGCCGGGGTAAATGTCCAGACCGTCCGCTACTACGAGCGAATGGAACTGCTGCCGGCGACCCATCGCTGGCCGGGATCGGGCTACCGGGACTTTGACGATGACGCCCTGAGCCGGTTGCGGTTTATCCGTTCGGCAAAAGACCTCGGGTTCACCCTGCGCGAGATCAAGGAGCTCATGGAAATGCAGTTTTCGCCGGGTGAGTCGTGTGCCGAAGTGAAGCGTCTCTTGGAGGATAAGCAGCAAGAGCTTGATCGGCGCATGCTGGAGATGCGCCGGTTGCACCGCGCCTTGGGAAAACTCATCACGGCGTGCCGGCGGCGATCCACGAAAACGACGTGTCCGGCCCTCTGGGCCATCGCGTTCAAGGCGCGCGGTTAG
- a CDS encoding site-specific integrase has product MSAPDLPSLIRGFFDQHLVSQRGLSGHTVLSYRDTFKLLLKFASDDSGKRVTELTLADLTAELVHGFLRHLEADRRNGIVTRNLRLAAIHSFFRYLAIVDPRHLTHAHTIIAVPFKRRPHRVAQFLEKDEVQEIFRQIDSRTLFGQRDDALLRMLYNTGMRAQELVDLDVRHVRFTRPSNVLIFGKGRKERTCPLWPETVAALKSYLQPRSIKFTDAVPLFLNIDGNRLTRFGVRYIVSHRISEAAQRCPTLLARRITPHTWRHTTAMHLLQSNVDLAMIRSWLGHASIETTNTYVEIDLEMKRKALASAEKILPKPKHPSSWRANTDVLAWLSSL; this is encoded by the coding sequence ATGTCAGCCCCCGACCTTCCATCTCTGATCCGCGGGTTTTTCGATCAGCATCTCGTGTCCCAGCGCGGACTGAGTGGCCACACGGTTCTGTCGTATCGCGACACCTTCAAGCTCCTCCTCAAGTTCGCTTCCGACGACTCGGGCAAGCGCGTGACCGAGCTCACCCTGGCCGATCTCACCGCGGAGTTGGTGCACGGCTTTCTTCGCCATCTCGAAGCGGACCGGCGCAACGGGATCGTCACCCGCAATCTTCGGCTGGCCGCGATCCATTCTTTCTTCCGCTACCTCGCGATCGTTGATCCCCGGCACCTGACCCACGCCCACACGATCATCGCGGTGCCGTTCAAACGGCGACCGCATCGCGTCGCGCAGTTTCTGGAGAAGGATGAGGTGCAGGAGATATTTCGTCAGATCGATTCCCGGACGCTGTTCGGTCAGCGCGACGACGCACTCTTACGGATGCTCTACAACACCGGCATGCGCGCGCAGGAGTTGGTTGACCTCGACGTGCGGCACGTGCGTTTCACTCGACCGTCGAACGTGCTCATCTTCGGCAAGGGCCGCAAGGAGCGCACCTGCCCGTTGTGGCCCGAGACGGTCGCCGCGCTGAAGAGTTATCTCCAGCCTCGTTCGATCAAGTTCACCGACGCCGTGCCGCTGTTTCTCAACATCGACGGCAACCGGCTGACGCGCTTCGGCGTTCGCTACATTGTCAGTCACCGCATCAGTGAGGCGGCCCAGCGCTGCCCGACCTTGCTCGCGCGGCGGATCACTCCGCACACGTGGCGCCACACGACGGCGATGCATTTGCTGCAATCGAACGTCGACCTCGCGATGATCCGTTCCTGGCTCGGGCATGCATCGATCGAGACCACCAACACCTACGTCGAGATCGATCTTGAGATGAAGCGCAAGGCTCTCGCCTCCGCCGAGAAGATTCTCCCGAAGCCGAAGCACCCGTCGTCATGGCGCGCCAACACCGACGTGCTCGCCTGGCTGTCCAGCCTCTAA
- a CDS encoding tyrosine-type recombinase/integrase, whose product MATCCFRSALAFRLQSFWETRAASGRGPVLLKVLRYLDRFLIGELQPGDTITREVTERYFKSTEHLAPGTRINRMSILRQFCLYQSHFDPRTCIVHRMFLPRRNRPMPHIYTVAEVRRIMAAAPPAERSPDPLRPVVFATLVGFLYATGLRVGEAVKLNLADVDLSRRLLLIRQTKFGKTRYVPLAPCTTKQLAAYVAQRRAARFSQEPTAPFFPSSLGGRYHVPSFTTVFLQVLRRLGLRGPPGQRGPRIHDLRHSFAVSRLMAWHKSGDNLFAKLPLLSTYLGHSTVTGTEIYLHATAELMESVGQRFHEHFAVPSARLLCQPPTFHL is encoded by the coding sequence CTGGGAGACGCGGGCCGCATCGGGCCGCGGTCCTGTTCTCCTCAAGGTGCTGCGTTACCTCGACCGGTTTCTTATCGGTGAGCTGCAGCCCGGCGATACAATCACGCGTGAGGTCACCGAGCGTTATTTCAAGAGCACCGAGCACTTGGCTCCGGGAACCCGGATCAACCGGATGTCGATCCTCCGTCAGTTCTGCCTCTATCAAAGCCATTTCGATCCTCGCACGTGCATCGTGCACCGGATGTTTTTGCCGCGGCGCAATCGGCCGATGCCGCACATCTACACGGTGGCCGAGGTCCGCCGGATCATGGCGGCGGCACCGCCGGCCGAACGTTCTCCGGACCCGCTGCGTCCCGTGGTGTTCGCAACCCTCGTCGGGTTCCTCTACGCCACCGGCCTGCGCGTTGGCGAGGCGGTGAAGCTCAATCTCGCTGACGTCGATCTGTCACGCCGTCTTCTGCTCATTCGCCAAACCAAGTTCGGCAAGACTCGCTACGTGCCGCTGGCACCGTGCACCACCAAGCAGCTCGCGGCCTACGTGGCCCAGCGCCGCGCGGCCAGATTCTCGCAGGAGCCGACCGCGCCATTTTTCCCGTCATCCCTCGGTGGACGCTATCACGTGCCGAGCTTCACGACGGTGTTTCTTCAAGTGTTGCGTCGGTTGGGGCTGCGCGGCCCGCCCGGCCAGCGCGGGCCGCGCATCCACGACTTGCGGCATTCCTTTGCGGTGTCGCGGCTGATGGCGTGGCACAAGAGCGGCGATAATCTCTTCGCGAAGCTGCCCCTCCTGTCCACTTACCTCGGGCACAGCACGGTGACCGGGACCGAGATCTATCTGCACGCCACCGCCGAGCTGATGGAGTCGGTGGGCCAGCGTTTTCATGAGCACTTCGCGGTGCCATCGGCCCGTCTCTTATGTCAGCCCCCGACCTTCCATCTCTGA